The Populus trichocarpa isolate Nisqually-1 chromosome 11, P.trichocarpa_v4.1, whole genome shotgun sequence genome has a segment encoding these proteins:
- the LOC112323318 gene encoding eukaryotic translation initiation factor 3 subunit D: MVDGFEVGAVHFNSEGWGPPDATVTPTTTSTLPLNVPYAPFSRSEKLGRIADFTRILNPGSGEGGGGGRKSAASDSVFDFTADDSFPSGADNDSTFRLVDGKPPPRPKFGPKWRFNQHHRPQLPQRRDEEVEAKKREAEKERARRDRLYYLNRSNQNQQRREAAVFKSSVEIQTEWNMLDKIPFSIFTKLSFSVSEPEDMILCGGLEFYDKSFDRITPKAERRLERFKNRNFFKVTTTDDPVIRRLANEDKATVFATDNILATLMCATRSVYSWDIVVQRVGNKLFFDKRDGSQLDLLSVHETSQEPLPEAEDDINSAYSLSVEAAYINQNFSQQVLFRDGNKVSFDEPNPFANEGEEVASVAYRYRRWKLDDDMYLVARCEVQSVVEVNKQRSFLTLNALNEFDPKYSGVDWRQKLETQRGAVLATELKNNANKLTKWTAQALLANADMMKLGYVSRVHPRDHFNHVILAVVGYKPRDFASQINLNTSNMWGIVKSIVDLCMKLNEGKYVLVKDPSKPQVRIYEVPADAFENDYVEEPLPEEEQAQPPEENAENTEANGVTNDVEDKEIGAQV, translated from the coding sequence ATGGTAGACGGCTTCGAAGTAGGTGCCGTCCATTTCAACTCCGAAGGCTGGGGTCCGCCGGACGCCACCGTCACCCCAACCACCACCTCCACACTCCCTCTCAACGTCCCCTACGCTCCCTTCTCTCGCTCCGAAAAGCTCGGCCGAATCGCTGATTTCACTCGCATTCTTAACCCAGGCTCCGGTGAAGGCGGTGGTGGTGGCCGCAAAAGCGCTGCATCCGACTCCGTCTTCGACTTCACTGCCGATGATTCCTTCCCCTCTGGCGCTGACAACGACTCCACTTTTCGTCTCGTTGACGGGAAGCCACCTCCAAGGCCGAAGTTTGGACCCAAGTGGCGGTTTAACCAGCACCACCGACCTCAGCTCCCGCAACGTCGCGATGAGGAAGTAGAGGCAAAGAAGCGAGAGGCGGAGAAAGAGAGGGCACGTAGGGATCGACTTTATTATCTTAACCGGTCCAACCAGAATCAGCAACGTAGGGAAGCGGCTGTGTTTAAGAGTTCTGTGGAAATCCAGACGGAATGGAATATGCTTGATAAGATTCCGTTTAGCATATTTACGAAACTGTCCTTCTCAGTCTCAGAACCGGAGGATATGATTTTATGTGGTGGGCTAGAGTTTTACGATAAGAGTTTTGATAGAATTACCCCGAAGGCGGAACGGAGATTGGAAAGGTTTAAGAATAGGAATTTCTTTAAGGTAACTACTACTGATGATCCTGTTATTAGAAGATTAGCTAATGAAGATAAAGCTACTGTTTTTGCTACTGACAATATTTTAGCTACATTAATGTGTGCAACCCGGTCTGTTTATTCGTGGGATATCGTGGTTCAAAGGGTAGGAAATAAGTTGTTTTTTGATAAAAGAGATGGGTCTCAGCTTGATTTGTTGTCAGTTCATGAGACGTCACAGGAGCCTTTACCCGAGGCCGAGGATGATATAAATTCGGCATATTCATTGAGTGTTGAGGCTGCTTATATTAATCAGAACTTCTCGCAGCAAGTTTTGTTTAGGGATGGGAATAAGGTTTCGTTTGATGAGCCTAACCCCTTTGCCAATGAAGGGGAGGAGGTTGCATCTGTGGCTTATAGGTATAGGAGGTGGAAGTTGGATGATGACATGTATCTTGTTGCAAGGTGTGAGGTGCAGAGTGTTGTTGAGGTTAATAAGCAAAGGTCGTTTTTGACGTTGAATGCTCTTAATGAGTTTGATCCTAAGTATTCTGGTGTTGATTGGAGGCAGAAGTTGGAGACTCAAAGGGGTGCTGTTTTGGCTACCGAATTGAAGAATAATGCGAATAAATTGACTAAATGGACTGCTCAAGCGTTGTTGGCTAATGCAGATATGATGAAGTTAGGATATGTTTCTAGGGTTCATCCAAGGGATCATTTCAATCATGTGATTTTGGCTGTTGTTGGATATAAGCCTAGGGACTTTGCTTCTCAGATTAATTTGAATACCTCCAATATGTGGGGTATTGTGAAGAGTATTGTTGACTTGTGTATGAAATTGAATGAGGGTAAGTATGTGCTGGTGAAAGACCCATCTAAACCACAAGTGAGGATTTATGAGGTTCCAGCTGATGCTTTTGAGAATGATTATGTGGAGGAGCCTTTGCCTGAGGAGGAACAAGCTCAGCCTCCTGAGGAGAATGCCGAGAATACAGAGGCAAATGGGGTGACAAATGATGTGGAAGATAAAGAGATTGGTGCTCAAGTTTGA